The following coding sequences lie in one Komagataeibacter sucrofermentans DSM 15973 genomic window:
- a CDS encoding MFS transporter produces the protein MAEENRAISYLQIIPVFCAVFLSVLDYAIANIALPQISAELAIPASLSVWVVNAYQLSNAMLLLPVARLSDRLGAKRLCVAGLLIIIAGSLLCAMAHTFPVLVAGRLIQGVGGSCIMSVSSALVRQIYPHARLGQGLAINALVIAFGFAVSPGVSSAILYLANWRWLFLFNIPYALLLLFPLFRYVPLRIVSRARVDGLPLVLTACCLGAPLLSFDMLAHGGHAALAGLAAVVMGACATVLIRRERGSEAPVLPVDLLCSRDFLAAFMVCFIGYITANFFMVSIPFTLTTYFHRTVIHSGLLITFWPLGMVMGGPLVARAADRVQAGLLSSFGLALVGAGFLCLYFLPCNTADPALCALFLMAGVGFSFFVSPNNKAMMVAAPLHRSASASAMISVGRIMGQSVGAACVAYVMQAYATERGGHLCLVFGVLSAWLGVLVSVSRLRRP, from the coding sequence ATGGCAGAAGAAAACCGCGCCATCTCCTACCTGCAGATCATCCCCGTTTTCTGCGCCGTGTTTCTGTCGGTCCTTGACTACGCCATTGCCAATATCGCGCTGCCCCAGATCTCGGCGGAACTGGCCATTCCGGCATCGCTGTCGGTCTGGGTGGTCAATGCCTACCAGCTTTCCAACGCCATGCTGCTGCTGCCTGTCGCCCGGCTATCGGACCGGCTGGGGGCAAAGCGGCTGTGTGTCGCGGGACTGCTGATCATCATTGCGGGATCTCTCCTGTGCGCAATGGCGCACACGTTTCCCGTGCTGGTGGCCGGGCGGCTGATACAGGGGGTTGGAGGGAGCTGCATCATGTCGGTCAGTTCCGCGCTGGTGCGGCAGATCTATCCCCATGCCAGGCTGGGACAGGGGCTGGCCATCAATGCGCTGGTCATCGCCTTTGGTTTTGCTGTCAGCCCGGGGGTGTCTTCCGCCATTCTCTATCTGGCCAACTGGCGGTGGCTTTTCCTGTTCAATATTCCCTATGCGCTTTTACTGCTGTTTCCGCTTTTCCGTTATGTGCCGCTCAGGATTGTCAGCCGTGCGCGGGTTGATGGCCTGCCGCTTGTGCTGACCGCGTGCTGCCTGGGCGCACCGCTGCTGTCGTTTGATATGCTGGCCCATGGCGGGCATGCCGCCCTCGCGGGTCTCGCGGCCGTGGTGATGGGGGCCTGCGCCACGGTGCTCATCCGCCGTGAGCGCGGCAGTGAAGCGCCCGTGCTGCCGGTTGACCTCTTATGCTCCCGTGATTTCCTGGCAGCTTTCATGGTGTGTTTTATTGGGTACATCACGGCCAATTTCTTCATGGTTTCAATCCCGTTTACCCTGACCACCTATTTCCATCGCACTGTCATTCATAGTGGCCTGCTCATTACTTTCTGGCCACTGGGCATGGTTATGGGTGGCCCGCTCGTGGCGCGTGCAGCGGATCGGGTGCAGGCAGGGCTACTTTCATCCTTCGGGCTGGCGCTGGTGGGCGCGGGGTTTCTGTGCCTGTATTTTCTGCCATGCAATACGGCCGACCCGGCGCTCTGTGCCCTGTTCCTTATGGCAGGGGTTGGTTTTTCCTTTTTTGTCTCGCCCAATAATAAGGCCATGATGGTGGCGGCCCCGCTGCATCGCTCCGCAAGTGCCAGCGCCATGATTTCGGTGGGCAGGATCATGGGGCAATCGGTTGGCGCTGCGTGCGTGGCCTATGTCATGCAGGCTTATGCAACCGAACGGGGTGGTCACCTCTGCCTTGTGTTTGGCGTGCTCTCGGCATGGCTGGGCGTTCTGGTCAGTGTCAGTCGGCTCAGGCGGCCTTAG
- a CDS encoding FAD-binding oxidoreductase, with the protein MGVTNDPRSHGLWAQSACDAPVTGCLTQETTADVAIIGAGYTGLSAALHLAGAGRKVVVLEGQEIGYGGSGRNVGLVNAGLWLMPSDVVRTLGRTYGERVLSLLGQGPEVVFSLVKKYGIMCEAEPTGTLHCAPDGAGVRNLQQREKEWQQLGAPVTLLGEGETRRLTGSNAFRGALLDARAGTIQPLSYARGLAAAAMAEGAEIHTASPVSSVYREDGGWLVRTPRGSVKAQWVIVATNTYTDRLWPEIREEQIHLPYFNIATRPLPPAYLDLILPKKQGAWDTREVLTSFRLDQAGRLVVGSVGSLGMIERNIHRQWARRALTSIYPMLRDIPFESEWYGRIGMTLDSVPRYHRLDDQVLSISGFNGRGISPGTMFGQALARRICGELTDADMPLPLTDIRLPPMRIARENIYRFGSTAVHAVFDRL; encoded by the coding sequence ATGGGTGTAACAAATGACCCCCGTAGCCATGGCCTCTGGGCACAAAGTGCCTGTGACGCGCCGGTTACCGGGTGCCTGACGCAGGAGACCACAGCCGATGTCGCCATTATTGGCGCCGGCTATACGGGGCTTTCCGCAGCGCTGCATCTTGCCGGCGCGGGCAGGAAAGTTGTTGTGCTCGAAGGCCAGGAAATCGGTTATGGCGGTTCGGGGCGCAATGTCGGGCTGGTCAATGCCGGGCTGTGGCTCATGCCATCCGATGTGGTGCGCACGCTGGGCCGGACCTATGGCGAACGTGTGCTCTCCCTGCTGGGGCAGGGGCCGGAAGTCGTCTTCTCGCTGGTAAAGAAATACGGCATCATGTGCGAGGCGGAGCCAACCGGCACCCTGCACTGCGCGCCAGATGGCGCCGGCGTGCGCAACCTGCAGCAGCGCGAGAAGGAATGGCAGCAGCTTGGCGCGCCCGTAACCCTGCTTGGTGAAGGCGAGACCCGCAGGCTTACGGGGAGCAATGCCTTCAGGGGTGCCCTGCTCGATGCCCGCGCAGGCACGATCCAGCCTCTTTCCTACGCGCGCGGACTGGCTGCCGCCGCCATGGCGGAAGGGGCTGAAATCCATACCGCAAGCCCTGTATCCAGCGTGTACCGCGAGGACGGGGGCTGGCTTGTGCGTACGCCCCGGGGCAGCGTGAAGGCGCAATGGGTCATTGTCGCGACCAATACCTATACCGACAGGCTATGGCCAGAAATTCGCGAAGAGCAGATCCACCTGCCTTATTTCAATATCGCAACCCGCCCCCTGCCGCCTGCGTATCTGGACCTCATCCTGCCCAAAAAGCAGGGTGCATGGGACACGCGCGAGGTCCTGACATCCTTCCGTCTGGACCAGGCGGGCAGGCTGGTTGTTGGCAGCGTCGGCTCGCTTGGCATGATCGAGCGCAACATTCACCGCCAGTGGGCGCGCCGGGCGTTGACCAGCATCTACCCCATGCTGCGCGACATCCCGTTTGAATCGGAATGGTATGGCCGTATTGGCATGACGCTGGATTCCGTGCCACGCTACCACCGGCTTGATGATCAGGTGCTGTCCATCAGTGGCTTCAACGGGCGTGGCATTTCACCGGGCACCATGTTCGGGCAGGCGCTCGCGCGGCGCATCTGCGGTGAACTGACGGATGCCGACATGCCGCTGCCCCTTACGGATATCAGGCTGCCCCCCATGCGCATCGCGCGCGAAAACATCTATCGTTTTGGCTCAACGGCGGTGCATGCCGTTTTTGATCGCCTGTAA
- a CDS encoding VOC family protein — MNRFVTTDSLRGLFAAGMSDMYRQEVPLYGTLLDIVAHVNATVLHNDPALRQSLADMDECARLDLERHGAVRVGTASELALLARIFAVLGMYPVGYYDLAAAGVPVHSTAFRPVDEVALRACPFRIFTSLLRLELIEDPVLRAQAQKVLQRRQIISERGLALLENAERNGGVAEDEAQEFLAEMLAIFRWHSQAIVDIETYRKMHAAHRLVADVAAFQGPHINHLTPRVLDIDAAQAEMVRRGIDAKDYIEGPPHRREAILLRQTSFKALEEVISFPDGATIQRGTHTARFGEIEQRGMALTPKGRALYDACLHKARAGEHPAGHDHDARLRKAFRDFPDDPEDLRQQQLAYFRYVLTQKGKAAAHAATGTTLPDWLAARWVQAIPITYEDFLPISAAGIFRSNLGDGSRQGYDSHGSRAVLEAALGRKVIDPFELYETIQEKSLEVLASHFAAMRAH; from the coding sequence ATGAACCGGTTTGTAACGACAGATTCACTGCGCGGTCTGTTTGCCGCGGGCATGTCGGACATGTACCGTCAGGAGGTGCCTCTTTACGGCACGCTTCTGGATATCGTGGCGCATGTTAACGCCACGGTCCTGCATAACGATCCGGCGCTGCGTCAGTCCCTTGCCGATATGGATGAATGCGCACGCCTTGACCTTGAGCGGCATGGCGCGGTGCGCGTGGGCACGGCCAGCGAGCTTGCCCTGCTTGCCCGTATTTTTGCGGTGCTGGGCATGTATCCGGTCGGGTATTACGATCTTGCAGCCGCTGGCGTGCCGGTGCATTCAACCGCATTCCGCCCGGTGGATGAGGTCGCCCTGCGTGCGTGCCCGTTCCGTATCTTTACTTCCCTGCTCAGGCTTGAACTGATTGAAGATCCCGTCCTGCGCGCGCAGGCGCAAAAGGTTCTGCAGCGGCGTCAGATCATATCGGAACGTGGACTGGCCCTGCTGGAAAACGCCGAGCGTAACGGCGGCGTGGCGGAAGATGAAGCACAGGAATTCCTAGCCGAGATGCTGGCCATTTTCCGCTGGCACAGTCAGGCCATTGTCGATATCGAGACCTACCGCAAGATGCATGCGGCCCATCGGCTTGTGGCAGATGTCGCGGCCTTTCAGGGGCCGCATATCAACCACCTGACCCCGCGCGTGCTTGATATTGATGCCGCACAGGCCGAAATGGTGCGCCGGGGCATCGACGCCAAGGACTACATAGAAGGCCCGCCTCACCGCAGGGAGGCCATCCTGCTCCGGCAGACCAGCTTCAAGGCGCTGGAGGAGGTCATTTCCTTCCCTGATGGCGCCACGATACAGCGTGGCACGCATACTGCGCGCTTTGGCGAGATCGAACAGCGTGGCATGGCCCTGACCCCCAAAGGCCGCGCCCTGTATGATGCCTGCCTGCACAAGGCACGCGCGGGCGAGCACCCCGCAGGCCACGACCATGACGCGCGCCTGCGGAAGGCTTTCCGGGATTTTCCCGATGATCCGGAAGACCTCCGGCAGCAGCAGCTTGCCTATTTCCGCTATGTCCTGACACAAAAAGGTAAAGCCGCCGCACACGCAGCCACCGGCACGACACTGCCCGACTGGCTGGCGGCCCGATGGGTGCAGGCCATTCCGATTACGTATGAGGATTTTCTGCCCATCAGTGCCGCGGGCATTTTCCGCTCCAACCTTGGCGATGGAAGCCGCCAGGGCTACGACAGCCACGGATCGCGTGCCGTGCTGGAGGCAGCGCTGGGCCGTAAGGTGATTGATCCGTTTGAACTGTATGAAACAATACAGGAAAAATCTCTGGAAGTCCTTGCCTCGCATTTTGCCGCGATGCGGGCGCACTGA
- a CDS encoding pyridoxal phosphate-dependent aminotransferase produces the protein MRAAGRPMIILGAGEPDFDTPDNIKEAACQAIARGETGYTALGGTPRFREAIRHKYQHENGLTFDLAEIMGATGAKQVIYNAMAATLDEGDEVLVPAPYWTSYIDIIRFCGGVPVCIPTQEENGFCLTPAQLERHITPRTRWLFLNSPSNPTGSAYTEAALGELAAILRRNPAVNVLSDDIYEHIAYDGFVPRNILQVAPDLRGQVLLVNGVSKAYAMTGWRIGFAAGPRAMIDAMLVVQSQTTSCPCSISQAATVEALTGPQDSVRTCVQAFSQRRDLVVDSLNAIDGIHCLRPKGAFYAFASCRDLIGRRTPHGQVIASDSDFMAYLMAHDVAVVPGSCFGTEGYFRISYAASAENLQTAMARIQSACAQLAQP, from the coding sequence ATGCGGGCAGCAGGCCGCCCCATGATCATTCTGGGCGCGGGGGAGCCGGACTTCGATACGCCAGACAACATAAAGGAAGCCGCATGCCAGGCCATCGCCCGCGGCGAGACCGGATACACCGCACTGGGCGGCACGCCACGGTTCCGCGAGGCCATCCGCCATAAATACCAGCATGAAAACGGGCTGACATTCGACCTGGCCGAAATCATGGGCGCAACTGGCGCCAAGCAGGTCATCTACAACGCCATGGCCGCGACCCTTGATGAAGGCGATGAAGTGCTGGTTCCCGCCCCTTACTGGACCAGCTATATTGATATCATCCGTTTCTGCGGTGGCGTGCCGGTGTGCATTCCCACGCAGGAGGAAAACGGTTTCTGTCTCACGCCCGCGCAACTCGAGCGCCATATTACACCCCGCACGCGCTGGCTGTTCCTAAACTCTCCCTCAAATCCCACCGGCTCCGCCTATACCGAGGCCGCATTGGGGGAACTGGCCGCGATCCTGCGCCGCAACCCGGCGGTGAATGTCCTGTCTGACGATATATATGAGCATATTGCCTATGACGGCTTTGTGCCCCGGAACATCCTGCAGGTGGCTCCGGATCTGCGGGGGCAGGTGCTGCTGGTCAACGGTGTTTCCAAGGCTTACGCCATGACGGGCTGGCGCATCGGTTTCGCGGCGGGGCCACGGGCCATGATCGATGCCATGCTGGTTGTGCAGAGCCAGACCACCTCGTGCCCGTGCTCCATAAGCCAGGCCGCAACGGTCGAGGCGCTGACCGGCCCGCAGGACAGCGTGCGCACATGCGTGCAGGCCTTCAGCCAGCGCCGTGACCTGGTGGTTGACAGCCTTAATGCCATAGACGGCATTCACTGCCTGCGGCCAAAGGGCGCCTTCTATGCCTTTGCAAGCTGCAGGGACCTGATTGGCAGGCGCACGCCGCACGGGCAGGTCATTGCCAGTGACAGTGACTTCATGGCCTACCTGATGGCGCATGATGTTGCGGTTGTTCCCGGCTCCTGTTTCGGCACGGAGGGGTATTTCCGTATTTCCTATGCCGCCTCCGCCGAGAACCTGCAGACTGCCATGGCCCGCATTCAGTCCGCCTGCGCGCAACTGGCGCAGCCCTGA
- a CDS encoding amino acid permease, producing the protein MAVSSKLKQRHISMIALGGAIGGGLFVGSSSAIAEAGPGAIVAFLVTGLFVMAVMTMLGRMVVAFPNQGSFVSYIRLGHGPCAGYLAGWLYWFFWVVAIGSEAIAGAVILHGWIPLPIWCLAVGIVMGLLLINIGAVHVFGETEFWLSLVKVLAIIFFIGLCSVFLVWNHGFSLHANPALRENMQVFPKGFVVILGIIPTALFTMLGAELGTVAAGDSASPQQTIARVTYSVGLRICSFYLCSLLLILLVTPWRDVMPGHSPFLTTLARIGVPHTVMIMQCVVLVAVLSCLNSSIYITSRILAEMARSGDAPQLFRSTDDTPPRKAVIASCLCGVVVAFSSILSPGGVFSFLLNCSGAVVLVVYVMISTAHYTLFRAKAGRQALGHVLRTALVIAFSAVTFLAMFIRPDQRATVVSCFITILFFLAIYAIRKQLSCRRAHVQLRS; encoded by the coding sequence GTGGCAGTATCATCCAAACTCAAGCAGCGGCATATCTCGATGATCGCCCTCGGCGGCGCCATAGGCGGTGGCCTGTTTGTGGGGAGCAGTTCCGCCATAGCGGAGGCGGGGCCAGGCGCGATTGTGGCCTTTCTGGTAACCGGACTGTTTGTGATGGCGGTCATGACCATGCTGGGCCGGATGGTTGTGGCCTTTCCCAATCAGGGGTCGTTCGTCTCCTATATCCGGCTGGGCCACGGGCCATGCGCGGGGTATCTGGCGGGCTGGCTTTACTGGTTTTTCTGGGTTGTCGCCATCGGTAGTGAGGCGATTGCCGGCGCCGTCATCCTTCATGGCTGGATTCCGCTGCCCATCTGGTGTCTTGCGGTCGGTATTGTCATGGGGCTGCTGCTTATCAATATTGGTGCCGTGCACGTATTTGGTGAGACCGAGTTCTGGCTCTCGCTCGTAAAAGTGCTGGCCATTATTTTCTTTATTGGTCTCTGCTCGGTGTTCCTTGTATGGAACCATGGTTTTTCCCTTCACGCCAACCCGGCACTGAGGGAGAACATGCAGGTCTTCCCCAAGGGGTTTGTCGTTATACTGGGCATCATTCCTACGGCCCTGTTCACCATGCTGGGCGCGGAACTTGGCACGGTCGCGGCAGGGGATTCCGCCAGTCCCCAGCAGACGATCGCCCGCGTCACCTATAGCGTCGGCCTGCGCATCTGTTCCTTTTACCTGTGTTCGCTCCTGCTGATCCTGCTGGTCACGCCGTGGAGGGATGTCATGCCCGGGCATTCCCCTTTCCTGACCACGCTGGCGCGCATCGGGGTGCCGCATACGGTCATGATCATGCAGTGTGTGGTGCTGGTGGCGGTACTGTCATGCCTCAATTCTTCCATTTACATTACATCGCGCATCCTGGCCGAAATGGCGCGGTCAGGGGATGCACCGCAGTTGTTCCGCTCCACCGATGACACGCCACCGCGCAAGGCGGTCATTGCCAGCTGCCTGTGTGGCGTGGTGGTGGCTTTTTCTTCCATCCTGTCACCCGGCGGCGTGTTTTCCTTCCTGCTCAACTGTAGCGGGGCGGTCGTGCTGGTGGTGTATGTCATGATCTCGACCGCGCATTACACCCTGTTCAGGGCCAAGGCAGGTCGGCAGGCATTGGGTCATGTCCTGCGCACGGCGCTGGTCATTGCGTTCAGTGCCGTCACGTTCCTTGCCATGTTCATCCGGCCGGACCAGCGCGCGACCGTAGTGTCCTGTTTTATTACGATTCTGTTTTTCCTGGCCATCTACGCCATACGCAAACAGCTTTCATGCCGCCGTGCGCATGTGCAGCTGCGTTCATGA
- a CDS encoding LysR substrate-binding domain-containing protein → MTFIRRFLPSITFLCSFEASARHLSFTAAARELNLTQSAISRHIRMLEERLGSPLFVRDRQTVRLTRAGELYAVEIRSALTLISQATLGFRACPSGRSINVGIDATLGARWLLPALKDFHVLHPDVDVNLLSDMRQDNIDVCIRPPTDDDHEMVVREILSVPIIPVCSSTLLARFRVKRVEDMGEAPLLHFTSRPDMWECWFENQGFSPEAVNGTLFDQYMTIIGAAMSGVGIALLPKVLVLDELKNGSLSEIKCKKSITENYHIIYKANSEKHALIREFSSYLGSIA, encoded by the coding sequence ATGACATTTATACGCCGTTTCCTGCCTTCCATTACATTCCTGTGCTCGTTCGAGGCATCAGCACGCCATCTGAGCTTTACCGCCGCCGCGCGTGAACTGAACCTGACCCAGAGCGCCATCAGCCGCCACATCCGTATGCTGGAGGAACGGCTGGGATCTCCCCTTTTCGTGCGCGACCGGCAGACCGTCAGGCTGACACGTGCGGGCGAATTATACGCTGTCGAGATCCGTAGCGCCCTTACCCTCATATCGCAGGCCACGCTGGGCTTCCGGGCCTGCCCGAGCGGGCGGTCCATCAATGTGGGTATTGATGCAACACTCGGCGCACGCTGGCTGCTGCCGGCCCTGAAGGATTTTCATGTCCTGCACCCGGATGTGGACGTCAACCTCCTGTCTGACATGCGACAGGATAATATTGACGTCTGCATCCGCCCGCCAACGGATGATGACCACGAAATGGTGGTGCGTGAAATCCTGTCCGTGCCCATCATACCCGTATGCTCATCAACCCTGCTGGCCCGGTTCCGGGTCAAGCGTGTGGAGGATATGGGGGAAGCGCCCCTGCTCCATTTCACGTCCCGGCCGGATATGTGGGAATGCTGGTTTGAAAACCAGGGCTTTTCCCCTGAAGCGGTCAACGGAACCCTGTTTGACCAGTACATGACCATTATTGGCGCCGCCATGAGCGGGGTGGGCATTGCCCTGCTGCCCAAGGTTCTTGTTCTGGATGAACTTAAGAATGGAAGTCTGTCTGAAATAAAGTGCAAAAAAAGCATAACAGAAAATTATCATATTATTTACAAAGCAAATAGTGAAAAACATGCTCTCATACGTGAGTTCTCCAGCTACCTTGGAAGTATAGCTTAG
- a CDS encoding aldehyde dehydrogenase family protein — protein MTTLSAEIRTLLGQVGVPESAWTTGSLKVRSPVTGETIASVVTLSSEQTDDIIAASSRAFAQWRTVPAPQRGELVRILGNILREYKEPLGRLVSIEVGKVLSEGLGEVQEMIDICDFAVGLSRQLYGLTIQSERPDHRLMEQWHPMGPVGIISAFNFPVAVWAWNAALALVCGDSIIWKPSEKTPLTALATHALFERAVKEYGGVPEGLSTLLIGDAATGRQLVDDARVPVVSATGSTRMGRAVGEAVAKRFGRSILELGGNNASIVTPSADLHMTLRAVAFGAMGTAGQRCTTLRRLIVHKDVYDTLVPRLKQVYTNISVGCPLTSDALVGPLIDGNAFSAMERSLEAARKAGGVVHGGGRVDVNGAASFYARPALVEMPQQVGPVLEETFVPILYVLKYDTLEEAIALQNGVVQGLSSSIFSNDVREVERYLSAAGSDCGIANVNIGPSGAEIGGAFGGEKETGGGRESGSDAWKGYMRRQTNTVNYGRTLPLAQGVKFDV, from the coding sequence ATGACCACACTCTCCGCCGAGATCCGGACACTCCTCGGGCAGGTCGGCGTGCCTGAAAGCGCCTGGACGACCGGTAGCCTGAAGGTGCGCAGCCCCGTTACGGGCGAGACCATTGCCAGCGTGGTCACGCTCAGCTCCGAGCAGACGGATGACATCATCGCAGCCTCCAGCAGGGCCTTTGCCCAATGGCGCACCGTGCCCGCCCCGCAGCGCGGCGAACTGGTGCGCATCCTTGGCAATATCCTGCGTGAATACAAGGAGCCGCTTGGCCGCCTGGTGTCGATCGAGGTGGGCAAGGTCCTGTCCGAAGGGCTGGGCGAAGTGCAGGAGATGATCGATATCTGCGATTTCGCAGTCGGCCTGTCCCGTCAGCTTTATGGTCTGACCATCCAGTCCGAGCGCCCTGACCACCGCCTGATGGAACAGTGGCACCCCATGGGGCCCGTTGGCATCATTTCCGCCTTCAACTTCCCGGTGGCAGTCTGGGCATGGAATGCGGCTCTTGCGCTGGTCTGTGGTGATTCCATTATCTGGAAGCCCTCTGAAAAAACGCCCCTGACCGCCCTTGCCACCCATGCGCTGTTTGAGCGCGCGGTCAAGGAATATGGCGGCGTGCCCGAAGGGCTGAGCACCCTGCTGATCGGTGATGCCGCGACTGGTCGCCAGCTGGTGGATGATGCCCGCGTGCCGGTTGTGTCCGCCACCGGCTCCACCCGCATGGGCCGTGCCGTGGGCGAGGCCGTGGCCAAGCGCTTTGGTCGCTCCATTCTGGAACTCGGCGGCAACAATGCCTCCATCGTCACCCCCTCGGCCGATCTGCACATGACGCTGCGTGCCGTGGCCTTTGGCGCCATGGGCACGGCGGGCCAGCGCTGCACCACGCTGCGCCGCCTGATCGTGCACAAGGATGTCTATGACACGCTGGTGCCCAGGCTGAAGCAGGTTTACACCAATATCAGCGTCGGCTGTCCGCTGACTTCTGATGCACTGGTCGGCCCGCTGATTGACGGCAACGCCTTCAGCGCAATGGAACGCAGCCTCGAGGCCGCCCGCAAGGCTGGCGGCGTGGTGCATGGCGGCGGCCGGGTTGATGTGAATGGCGCGGCGTCCTTTTATGCCCGCCCGGCCCTGGTTGAAATGCCGCAGCAGGTTGGTCCGGTGCTGGAAGAAACCTTCGTGCCGATCCTGTACGTGCTGAAATACGACACGCTGGAAGAGGCGATCGCGCTGCAGAACGGCGTGGTGCAGGGACTGTCGTCTTCCATTTTCAGCAACGACGTGCGCGAGGTGGAGCGCTACCTGTCGGCCGCAGGCTCCGACTGTGGCATCGCCAATGTCAATATCGGGCCATCCGGCGCGGAAATCGGCGGGGCCTTTGGTGGCGAGAAGGAAACCGGCGGAGGGCGTGAATCCGGCTCGGATGCCTGGAAAGGCTACATGCGCAGGCAGACAAACACCGTCAATTACGGCAGGACCCTGCCGCTGGCGCAGGGCGTCAAATTCGACGTCTGA